The Patescibacteria group bacterium genome window below encodes:
- a CDS encoding restriction endonuclease subunit S, which translates to MASNLTTKFKENNVGAIPQEWEVKTLGDVLEITSSKRIFMSEYVNSGVPFYRGKEIIEKANGDRDISTQLYISEKRFSEIEDKFGAPREGDILMSSVGTLGVSYQVGKNERFYFKDGNLTWFRNYAENIWPIYIQYWLRSPVGQRSILSTAIGSTQPALTIDGLKKIVLALPQKQEQKRITEILSSLDYKIELNRQINDNLEKTVSMLFKRWFIDFNFPDNNGKPYKTSEGKMIESELGEIPNEWQLRLMTDFVNIDKGLSYKGSDLNDGGKNLLIGLKCFERGGGFRADGTKRFAGEFKKQHLLNAGDIIVAMTDLTQGAEVLGKPAIVPNINDAEHLVASLDISILRPKTQQISKAYLYTLFMRQETQDYLFGYSNGSTVLHLSIKGLNEFKLAIAPDDILQKFNGIIEPIFSQIQILNDELQNLQTIRDSLLPRLMSGKIRAGQDVSIQNNLSVYLNNLYSKTKDSRLADQNVKAIILKQMDDACKITGLSFADLLQRLDFKPNDITIEALEAFLAELRSIFWLRDFGFTNINPLQAGKTTQPDFTAKFKDKICAVEVFCLTQTHEQQKDSRLNVYVNFDPSFNGSKFGRDFIDKANSKKKQLDSVTADIKILLCVVNSTPMVALNTKNEFDSHLKSLYKQLNWGNGYHLGLLTGVHANGIASDTIFPKISK; encoded by the coding sequence ATGGCATCTAATTTAACAACAAAATTTAAAGAGAATAATGTTGGAGCTATTCCACAAGAATGGGAAGTAAAAACATTGGGCGATGTTTTGGAAATAACTTCCAGCAAGCGAATTTTTATGTCGGAGTATGTTAACTCCGGCGTTCCATTTTATAGAGGCAAAGAGATAATAGAAAAAGCTAACGGTGATAGAGACATATCTACTCAATTATATATTAGCGAAAAAAGATTTTCTGAAATTGAAGATAAATTTGGTGCTCCCAGAGAAGGTGATATTTTAATGAGTTCTGTCGGTACATTGGGAGTATCTTATCAAGTAGGAAAAAATGAGAGATTCTATTTTAAAGATGGTAATTTAACGTGGTTTAGAAATTATGCAGAGAATATATGGCCTATTTATATTCAATATTGGCTAAGATCTCCTGTTGGACAAAGAAGTATTTTATCAACTGCAATTGGCTCAACACAGCCAGCACTTACAATTGATGGTTTAAAAAAGATTGTCTTGGCTCTTCCTCAAAAACAAGAACAAAAGAGAATTACTGAAATTCTTTCCTCTCTTGATTACAAAATAGAACTTAATCGTCAGATAAATGATAATTTAGAAAAGACAGTGAGTATGTTATTCAAACGATGGTTTATTGATTTTAATTTTCCAGACAATAACGGCAAACCATATAAAACCAGTGAGGGAAAAATGATCGAGTCGGAATTGGGCGAAATTCCAAATGAATGGCAATTAAGATTAATGACCGACTTTGTAAATATCGATAAGGGATTATCTTACAAAGGGTCTGATTTAAATGATGGAGGTAAAAATCTTTTGATCGGTTTGAAATGCTTTGAAAGAGGTGGAGGATTTAGAGCAGATGGCACGAAGCGTTTTGCTGGAGAATTCAAAAAACAACATCTTCTAAATGCTGGTGACATCATCGTTGCTATGACAGATTTAACGCAGGGAGCGGAAGTTTTGGGTAAGCCGGCAATTGTCCCAAATATTAATGATGCGGAACATCTCGTCGCAAGTCTTGATATTTCCATCTTAAGACCAAAAACTCAGCAAATAAGTAAGGCTTATCTCTATACGCTTTTTATGCGACAGGAAACACAGGATTATCTTTTTGGTTATTCTAACGGATCAACAGTTCTACATCTAAGCATAAAGGGCTTAAATGAGTTTAAGTTGGCTATTGCACCCGATGATATTTTACAAAAATTCAACGGCATCATCGAGCCAATTTTTAGCCAGATACAAATTTTAAATGATGAATTACAAAATCTTCAGACAATCAGAGATTCACTACTCCCACGTTTGATGAGCGGAAAAATAAGAGCCGGACAAGATGTTTCAATTCAAAACAATCTATCGGTTTACCTGAACAACCTTTATTCAAAAACAAAAGACTCTAGATTAGCTGACCAAAACGTAAAGGCTATAATTTTAAAGCAGATGGATGACGCCTGTAAGATTACTGGCTTGTCGTTTGCTGATCTCTTGCAACGACTAGATTTTAAACCGAACGACATAACCATTGAAGCCCTTGAAGCTTTTTTGGCGGAATTAAGGTCTATATTTTGGTTACGAGATTTTGGTTTTACAAATATCAATCCACTTCAAGCAGGGAAAACTACTCAGCCAGATTTTACCGCAAAATTTAAAGACAAAATATGTGCCGTAGAAGTATTTTGTCTTACGCAAACGCACGAACAGCAGAAAGATTCTAGACTGAATGTTTATGTCAATTTTGATCCCAGCTTTAATGGCTCAAAGTTTGGACGTGATTTTATAGATAAAGCAAATAGTAAAAAGAAACAGCTAGACTCTGTTACGGCAGATATAAAAATATTGTTATGCGTGGTAAATTCAACGCCAATGGTAGCTCTCAATACGAAAAATGAATTTGATTCTCATTTGAAATCACTATACAAACAACTAAATTGGGGCAACGGGTATCACCTAGGTTTATTAACCGGAGTCCACGCAAATGGAATCGCGAGTGATACAATCTTTCCTAAAATTTCGAAATAA
- a CDS encoding virulence RhuM family protein — translation MNKKTDIENIDQQLMNWRKQFNKEIPERIGLAFYTNDDGEVEIEVYMTDESMWMSQQIMAQLFGVEEHTITYHIQEIYKSGELEEKATTRKIRVVQKEGKRQVNREIQFYNLDMVISVGYRVNSIKATQFRKFATRVLHEYIQKGYVLNDSRFKQGRKFDDGYFKEMLERIRDIRLSERRLYLQITDIFALASDYDKSSVITKEFFAFIQNKLHFAIAGGTAAEIIYERVDASKENMGLTSWAHSPNGKIYKTDVTIAKNYLKEKELHRLRLAVSAFLDLAEIRAERQLPTTMQDWIGFMSGYLDLNGYPVLEGLGKVSKEQADEKALDEYSKFRVIQDRSYESDFQKMLKDVDEKSKPKPKK, via the coding sequence ATGAATAAAAAAACTGATATAGAAAACATTGATCAGCAGTTAATGAACTGGCGGAAACAATTTAACAAAGAAATTCCAGAGCGGATTGGTCTTGCTTTCTATACAAATGATGATGGAGAGGTTGAGATTGAAGTCTATATGACTGATGAAAGTATGTGGATGAGTCAGCAAATTATGGCGCAACTTTTTGGTGTAGAAGAACATACTATCACTTATCACATTCAGGAAATATACAAAAGCGGAGAATTAGAAGAAAAGGCAACTACTCGAAAAATTCGAGTAGTTCAAAAAGAAGGAAAACGACAAGTCAATCGTGAAATTCAATTTTATAATTTAGATATGGTTATTTCTGTCGGTTATCGCGTAAATTCTATTAAAGCAACCCAATTCAGAAAGTTTGCCACGCGAGTGCTCCATGAATATATCCAAAAGGGCTATGTTCTCAATGATAGCCGATTTAAGCAAGGACGAAAGTTTGATGATGGATATTTCAAAGAAATGCTGGAACGAATTAGAGATATTCGCCTCAGTGAACGCCGTCTTTATTTACAAATTACCGATATTTTTGCGCTTGCTTCGGATTATGATAAAAGCAGTGTTATTACAAAAGAGTTTTTTGCCTTTATTCAAAACAAATTACATTTCGCTATTGCCGGAGGAACTGCGGCCGAAATAATTTATGAACGAGTAGATGCTTCAAAAGAAAATATGGGATTGACCTCATGGGCACATTCTCCGAACGGAAAAATTTATAAAACAGATGTTACAATAGCAAAAAATTATCTAAAAGAAAAAGAATTGCACAGATTGAGGCTTGCAGTGAGCGCCTTTCTTGACTTAGCCGAAATAAGAGCCGAGCGACAACTACCTACAACAATGCAAGATTGGATTGGTTTTATGAGCGGTTACCTTGATCTTAATGGTTATCCTGTGCTGGAAGGATTGGGGAAAGTGAGCAAAGAACAAGCTGATGAAAAAGCTCTTGATGAGTATTCAAAGTTTCGAGTGATTCAAGATCGCAGTTATGAAAGCGATTTTCAGAAAATGCTGAAAGATGTTGATGAAAAATCAAAGCCCAAACCAAAGAAATAA
- a CDS encoding AAA family ATPase, giving the protein MKFTRTKKLIFVNNKGGVGKTTMAFNCAVSFAKAGYKTVLVDLDPQCNLTRLTMGDQYYEKNLFSSQEKTIYDVLHGVINGGADIDLSVNFMPVKSYNNLSLLKGDINLSAYEALLINAYGQAAAGQQIGYFQTSAIDRFLREKGLHEEIDIFIIDTSPSLGLLNQMIVLGGDYFVVPMMPDAFSVQGIENLGTVYEKWKNSWKVTAKALSGNTETKFVLPGDPLFIGYIINSYNVYGKQPIVDHRAWMEKIPDRVRIFLSEKHCRNGLVQASWKNPLQIIQDYGRIPEKCQELGSAIFDLDPNLVDAHQIGTKENIEKSQEEFTALAKAILGVLTAY; this is encoded by the coding sequence ATGAAATTCACGCGTACAAAAAAACTCATTTTTGTTAATAATAAAGGGGGTGTTGGCAAAACCACTATGGCCTTTAATTGTGCTGTGTCCTTTGCTAAAGCTGGCTATAAAACGGTGTTGGTAGATCTTGATCCACAGTGCAATCTAACTCGTTTGACGATGGGCGATCAGTATTATGAAAAAAATCTTTTTTCCAGTCAGGAAAAAACAATTTACGATGTTTTACATGGGGTTATTAATGGTGGAGCCGATATTGATTTGTCTGTAAATTTTATGCCGGTTAAGTCGTATAATAATCTGTCTTTATTGAAGGGTGATATTAATCTATCCGCGTATGAAGCTTTATTGATAAATGCTTATGGGCAAGCGGCGGCCGGACAACAAATTGGTTATTTTCAAACCAGTGCCATTGATCGCTTTTTGCGAGAAAAAGGTTTGCATGAAGAAATTGATATTTTTATTATTGATACTTCTCCCAGTTTGGGATTGTTAAATCAAATGATCGTGTTGGGTGGTGATTATTTTGTAGTACCAATGATGCCGGATGCCTTCAGCGTTCAGGGGATTGAGAATCTTGGGACGGTCTATGAAAAATGGAAAAACTCATGGAAAGTAACCGCTAAAGCCTTGTCGGGAAACACGGAAACAAAATTTGTTTTACCAGGTGATCCGTTGTTTATTGGTTACATTATTAATTCATATAATGTTTATGGAAAACAACCGATCGTCGATCATCGCGCTTGGATGGAAAAAATTCCAGACAGAGTGAGAATATTTCTATCAGAAAAGCATTGTCGCAATGGTTTAGTGCAAGCGAGCTGGAAAAATCCTCTACAGATTATTCAAGATTATGGTCGGATTCCAGAGAAATGTCAGGAATTAGGTAGCGCGATATTTGATCTTGATCCAAATCTGGTTGATGCACATCAAATCGGCACCAAAGAAAATATTGAAAAATCGCAAGAAGAATTTACCGCCCTAGCCAAAGCGATTTTAGGAGTGCTTACTGCCTATTAG
- a CDS encoding class I SAM-dependent methyltransferase, with the protein MWAYLILIILLAALLPVAFAGLSLAPWVPMWKKDLERVMQLAELKPGETFYDLGCGDGKVVLYAARHYQANAIGVEIAWPLWLVCQIKKLLIWTPKAKFKLGNLFKTNVSDADVVYVFGMPKTIQQKLQAKLDRELKPGARVISYSFAFHGWEPYKKDKPTKHDLTIYCYKR; encoded by the coding sequence ATGTGGGCATATTTAATTTTGATTATATTATTAGCGGCCTTATTACCAGTGGCTTTCGCCGGTTTATCCCTCGCCCCCTGGGTACCAATGTGGAAAAAAGATCTGGAACGGGTAATGCAATTAGCCGAGCTTAAACCCGGCGAAACATTTTATGATTTAGGTTGTGGTGATGGCAAAGTGGTTTTGTATGCCGCCCGGCACTATCAAGCCAACGCGATTGGTGTAGAAATTGCCTGGCCATTATGGTTAGTGTGTCAAATAAAAAAACTACTAATTTGGACACCCAAGGCTAAATTTAAACTTGGTAATTTATTCAAAACCAACGTGAGTGATGCTGATGTGGTGTATGTGTTTGGTATGCCAAAAACCATCCAACAAAAACTCCAAGCCAAACTCGACCGCGAACTAAAACCCGGTGCCCGGGTAATTTCCTACAGCTTTGCTTTTCATGGCTGGGAACCATACAAAAAAGACAAACCCACCAAGCACGATTTAACGATTTATTGTTATAAAAGGTAA
- a CDS encoding type I restriction endonuclease subunit R, protein MNHYKYTESDLEDAVLEWFDELGYNVAHGPNLAPDGEFPARGSYQDVVLIDQLRSAIQRINPAIPIEAQENAIKKVVHLSYANPNLLENNHIFHKMLTEGIDVEYAREDGTIAGDKVYLFDTKNLNNNDWLAVNQFTVVENNHNRRPDVMIFVNGLPIAIFELKNPADANATLKSAFNQIQTYKAEIPSLFAYNEICVLADHVKSAVVGTISADMDRFVGWKSVDGKKIVKTNDLEILIKGVFAKERLLDIVKNFIVFESEKDSKNNVSKTIKKLSAYHQYFAVNKAVEKTAEATSANGDRRAGVVWHTQGSGKSLSMVFYAGKIIQALDNPTLVLLTDRNDLDGQLFGVFSHCSDLIRQTPKQAQDRSDLKKLLSVASGGVVFTTIQKFMPEIKGDKHPLLSDRKNIIVIADEAHRSQYDFIDGFARHMHDALPNASFIGFTGTPIELSDKNTRAVFGEYIDVYDITRAVEDKATVPIYYEARLAKIDLLKEITPKIDAEFEELTEGEEVEKKEKLKSKWARLEAMIGSEKRVALIAKDVVEHFEARLSVMDGKGMFVSMSRRIAVELYDEIIKLRPQWHSDDIKKGFIKVVMTGSASDPANYQKHIHTKEERDLLADRMKDPKDELKLVIVRDMWLTGFDAPSMHTMYIDKPMQGHGLMQAIARVNRVYKDKPGGLIVDYLGIAPSLKEALSYYTQEGKEAPTVKQEDAISIMFEKYETVKAMYHGFDYSGYFSDKARDKAEISGKAMDHILGIENGKKRYLQSVAELSQAFALSVPSSEALHIRDEVAFFQTVRAFIAKFEQTGGLGGPTMEDYDQAIRQIVSDAVTSDKVINIFDAAGLKNPNVAVLSDEFLQEVQGLERKNVALEVLKRLLNDEIRIMEKKFLVKSRSFAKMLEETIKKYQNQTIEAAQVIAELVELAKKIREEKERGGALNLTEDEVAFYDALCANDSAVMELGDNTLKKIAQELVVMLRKNTSIDWTLKQSVQAKLRVLVKKLLNKYKYPPDKQELATKTVLEQAEVLCKDWSGE, encoded by the coding sequence ATGAATCACTACAAATACACCGAATCAGATTTAGAAGATGCCGTTCTTGAATGGTTTGATGAACTTGGTTATAACGTGGCTCATGGGCCAAACTTGGCACCGGATGGGGAATTTCCGGCGCGGGGGTCTTATCAGGATGTTGTTTTAATTGATCAATTACGTTCAGCAATACAGCGTATTAATCCAGCCATTCCAATAGAAGCGCAAGAAAATGCTATTAAGAAAGTAGTACATCTATCATATGCTAATCCCAATCTTTTGGAAAACAATCACATTTTCCATAAAATGCTGACCGAAGGTATTGATGTTGAATACGCTCGAGAGGATGGCACGATCGCCGGTGACAAGGTGTATCTTTTTGATACTAAGAATTTAAACAATAACGACTGGCTGGCGGTCAATCAATTCACTGTCGTTGAGAACAATCATAATCGCCGTCCAGATGTGATGATTTTTGTAAACGGTTTACCTATCGCTATTTTTGAATTAAAGAACCCGGCCGACGCAAACGCTACGCTCAAAAGTGCATTCAATCAGATTCAAACTTATAAAGCGGAGATTCCGTCTTTGTTTGCCTATAACGAGATTTGCGTTTTGGCGGATCATGTTAAAAGTGCAGTTGTTGGCACGATCTCGGCTGATATGGATCGTTTTGTTGGTTGGAAAAGTGTTGATGGCAAAAAGATTGTTAAAACCAACGATTTGGAAATTCTGATCAAGGGAGTTTTCGCTAAAGAGCGACTACTGGATATCGTCAAAAACTTTATTGTCTTTGAAAGCGAAAAGGATTCAAAAAATAATGTCAGCAAGACGATTAAAAAACTGTCGGCATATCACCAGTATTTTGCGGTTAATAAAGCCGTTGAAAAAACAGCCGAAGCGACATCTGCCAATGGTGATAGACGAGCCGGTGTCGTTTGGCACACGCAAGGTTCCGGCAAGTCTTTGTCTATGGTTTTCTATGCCGGCAAGATCATTCAGGCTTTAGATAATCCGACTTTGGTTTTACTTACTGATCGCAATGATTTGGACGGTCAATTGTTTGGCGTATTCTCTCATTGCAGTGATTTGATCCGACAAACTCCCAAACAGGCACAAGATAGGTCTGATCTCAAAAAGCTTCTCTCAGTTGCTTCCGGTGGTGTGGTATTTACTACAATTCAAAAGTTTATGCCGGAGATTAAAGGTGATAAGCATCCGCTTCTTTCGGACCGTAAAAATATTATTGTGATTGCCGATGAAGCTCATCGTAGCCAATATGATTTTATAGACGGCTTTGCTCGCCATATGCACGATGCTTTGCCTAATGCCTCGTTTATCGGCTTTACTGGCACACCTATTGAATTATCAGACAAAAATACCCGAGCGGTCTTTGGTGAATATATTGATGTGTATGATATTACTCGAGCCGTGGAGGATAAGGCGACCGTGCCGATTTATTATGAAGCCCGACTTGCCAAGATTGATCTGCTTAAAGAAATAACTCCAAAGATTGATGCTGAATTTGAAGAATTGACTGAGGGCGAAGAAGTAGAAAAGAAAGAGAAACTCAAGAGCAAATGGGCACGCCTCGAAGCCATGATCGGCTCGGAGAAAAGAGTCGCCCTTATTGCCAAGGATGTGGTTGAACATTTTGAGGCTCGCCTTAGTGTTATGGATGGCAAAGGTATGTTTGTTTCTATGAGTCGAAGAATTGCCGTTGAACTTTACGACGAAATAATAAAACTGCGACCACAGTGGCACAGCGATGATATTAAAAAAGGTTTTATAAAAGTAGTGATGACTGGCTCAGCTAGTGATCCGGCAAATTATCAGAAACATATCCACACTAAAGAGGAACGAGATTTGTTGGCTGATCGGATGAAAGATCCAAAGGACGAACTTAAGCTCGTTATTGTTCGTGATATGTGGCTAACCGGCTTTGACGCTCCGTCAATGCACACGATGTATATCGATAAGCCAATGCAGGGTCATGGACTAATGCAGGCAATCGCTCGTGTGAACAGAGTCTATAAAGACAAACCGGGCGGCCTTATTGTTGACTACCTCGGCATCGCACCATCGCTCAAGGAAGCTCTTTCCTATTACACACAAGAAGGCAAAGAAGCACCGACCGTTAAGCAAGAGGATGCTATTAGCATCATGTTTGAAAAATACGAGACGGTTAAGGCGATGTATCACGGTTTTGATTACTCCGGTTATTTTTCTGACAAAGCTCGAGATAAGGCAGAAATTTCGGGAAAGGCAATGGATCATATTTTGGGAATTGAAAACGGCAAGAAACGGTATTTGCAGAGTGTCGCTGAATTGTCGCAGGCCTTTGCTTTGTCGGTGCCGAGCAGTGAGGCCTTACATATTCGTGATGAGGTGGCCTTCTTTCAAACTGTCCGAGCTTTCATTGCTAAGTTTGAACAGACTGGCGGTCTTGGTGGACCGACAATGGAAGATTACGATCAGGCTATTAGGCAGATTGTTTCTGACGCCGTAACTTCGGATAAGGTTATAAATATTTTTGACGCGGCTGGATTAAAGAATCCGAATGTTGCTGTCTTGTCTGATGAATTTTTGCAGGAAGTGCAGGGATTGGAACGCAAGAATGTGGCTTTGGAAGTTTTGAAGCGACTCTTGAATGACGAGATTCGCATAATGGAAAAGAAGTTTTTGGTTAAGTCACGCTCGTTTGCCAAAATGCTCGAGGAGACGATTAAAAAATACCAAAACCAGACCATAGAAGCGGCTCAGGTTATTGCGGAATTGGTGGAGTTAGCTAAAAAAATTAGGGAAGAAAAAGAACGAGGAGGTGCTTTAAATTTAACCGAAGATGAGGTAGCGTTTTATGATGCTCTATGTGCCAACGATAGTGCAGTAATGGAATTAGGCGACAACACATTGAAAAAGATTGCTCAAGAGCTTGTAGTTATGCTCCGCAAAAATACTTCCATCGATTGGACGCTCAAACAAAGTGTTCAAGCCAAGCTCCGTGTCTTGGTTAAGAAACTTCTCAACAAATATAAATATCCGCCAGATAAACAAGAATTGGCTACCAAAACAGTATTAGAACAAGCCGAGGTGCTTTGTAAAGATTGGAGTGGAGAATAA
- a CDS encoding class I SAM-dependent DNA methyltransferase codes for MGKKSTKSTSANVGFEETLWSLADKMRNNMDPAEYKHVVLGLIFLKYISDSFEEVYKVIKVDADYYEGQEEDKDAYIAEGVFWVPTKARWEYLKANAKKPEIGKLLDDAMIAIEKDNPSLKGVLAKNYGRPDLDKVRLGELIDLMSSIGLGDKASRSKDVLGRVYEYFLGKFAGAEGKGGGQFYTPQCVVKLLTEMIEPYKGRVYDPCCGSGGMFVQSEKFIESHGGQTHDLAIYGQESNPTTWRLAKMNLAIRGIEANLGEKNADTFHNDLHKDLKADFILANPPFNDSDWNGQLLKDDVRWKYGVPPASNANYAWIQHMIHHLAPTGIAGFVLANGSLSTNTSGEGDIRQGLIKNGLVDCIVALPSQLFYTTQIPACLWFVSRDRYDHKFRNRHDEILFIDARKMGTMVTRKNRELIDEDLKKITGIYHAWRTPKGKYEDVKGFCKAAKIADVEKNGFVLTPGRYVGSDYVEEDYGTFEDKMTKITVELSGQFKQSKELEDRIKKNLKSIGFEIK; via the coding sequence ATGGGAAAGAAATCAACTAAATCTACCAGTGCAAATGTTGGCTTTGAAGAGACACTCTGGTCTCTAGCCGATAAAATGCGTAACAACATGGACCCGGCCGAATACAAGCATGTGGTGCTTGGTTTGATTTTTCTCAAATACATTTCTGATTCATTCGAAGAAGTCTACAAAGTTATTAAAGTCGATGCTGACTATTACGAAGGCCAGGAGGAAGACAAAGACGCCTATATTGCTGAAGGCGTGTTTTGGGTGCCAACAAAGGCTCGCTGGGAATATTTAAAAGCCAATGCTAAGAAACCAGAGATCGGCAAACTTTTAGATGACGCCATGATCGCCATTGAAAAAGATAATCCGAGTCTTAAGGGTGTACTGGCTAAAAACTACGGTCGTCCTGATCTTGATAAAGTTCGTCTCGGTGAACTCATCGATCTTATGAGTTCTATCGGCCTGGGCGATAAAGCCAGCCGTAGCAAAGATGTTCTCGGTCGTGTCTATGAATATTTCCTCGGCAAATTTGCCGGAGCTGAAGGTAAAGGTGGAGGACAGTTTTATACTCCCCAATGCGTGGTTAAATTACTTACAGAAATGATTGAGCCCTACAAAGGACGGGTGTACGATCCTTGTTGCGGTTCCGGTGGTATGTTTGTACAAAGCGAGAAGTTTATTGAGTCCCACGGTGGTCAGACTCACGACTTGGCTATTTATGGTCAGGAATCAAACCCAACAACGTGGCGTTTGGCAAAAATGAATTTAGCTATTCGTGGTATTGAAGCCAATCTCGGAGAAAAGAATGCTGATACTTTTCATAACGATTTACACAAAGACTTAAAAGCCGATTTTATTTTGGCTAATCCTCCATTTAATGATAGCGATTGGAATGGTCAGTTACTCAAAGACGATGTCCGCTGGAAATATGGTGTGCCTCCGGCTAGCAATGCCAACTACGCGTGGATACAGCACATGATTCATCACTTGGCTCCAACTGGCATCGCCGGTTTTGTATTGGCCAATGGTTCACTTTCTACTAACACCTCCGGCGAAGGAGACATTAGACAAGGTTTGATCAAGAATGGTTTAGTTGATTGCATTGTCGCTCTCCCAAGCCAGTTGTTTTACACGACACAGATTCCAGCTTGTTTGTGGTTTGTCTCTCGCGATCGCTATGATCACAAATTCCGCAATCGCCACGATGAGATTCTGTTTATTGATGCTCGCAAAATGGGAACGATGGTTACTCGCAAAAATCGAGAGCTTATCGATGAAGATTTGAAAAAGATTACCGGCATTTATCATGCCTGGAGAACTCCTAAAGGAAAGTATGAAGATGTAAAAGGTTTCTGCAAAGCGGCCAAAATAGCAGACGTTGAAAAGAATGGGTTTGTCCTTACGCCCGGCCGTTATGTCGGCTCGGATTATGTAGAGGAAGACTACGGAACTTTTGAAGATAAAATGACTAAAATTACAGTCGAACTTTCAGGTCAGTTTAAGCAGTCGAAAGAGCTGGAGGATAGGATAAAGAAAAATCTCAAGAGTATTGGGTTTGAAATAAAATAA